TGACCGGACGGGATTATTTCACGAAACGAATGAGCAGCGGAACACGCACCCATTGTCCAACTCATCCATAAATGAGCAATACGATGAACACTCCCGCAACCCATACAAGCAGCAAACCGAACAGAAAAAAGTTCCCCAAGGTCAACGTCACCCCGAGAATCGGGAAGTCTCCATTATCCAGCCCAGAAGCACTTCCCAATTCGTAAAAACTGTCAGAAAGCCCCCCTATTATCATGACATAAACAAGTAAACTCACAATCAGGTTCAAATTCTGCTTCACATGTTCTCGTAAAAAGGCAGAAGTGTTTACTCTCTTGCCTGACCCCGGTCTGATCATTAATCAATCATGCGCGCCTCCTGCAGTCGCGGTATACTGGGTGTAAGAAATGGGGGTTACCATGATGACCTTGAAAAAAACGACACTATCAAACGAGCAGCATGAGGAAATCCTCCAACAGTTGAAGACACGGTTCGATCAGCATAGGCACCGGCACGAGCATGTGGACTGGGAGGATGTGCAGAGGCGCCTTGACGAAAATCAGGATAAACTTTGGTCCCTCTATCAGATGGAACAGACCGGCGGGGAACCGGATGTTGTCGCCTTCGATACCGAAACAGGCACTTACCGCTTTGTCGATTGTTCACTTGAAAGCCCGAAAGGCCGCAGAAGTGTCTGTTATGACCGCAAAGCGCTCAATGCCAGAAAGAAGTATAAACCGGAAACCAGTGCGTTGGATCTGGCCGAAGAGATGGGGATTGAGCTGTTGACCGAAGATGAGTACCGACAGCTGCAGACCCTGGGCGAATTCGATACGAAAACGTCCTGCTGGGTAAAGACACCGGAGAACATCCGCAATCTCGGTGGCGCGCTTTTCTGCGATCGCCGGTACAACACCGTTTTTGTTTATCACAATGGCGCCGAGTCTTATTATGGAGCCAGAGGGTTTCGGGGTTCACTAAGCGTGTAGTCTATTACGAGGAGGTGAAATAGATGATCAGTAAACTAGGGCAAGTCATGCTGTATGTGAATGATCAGGACGCAGCCGTATCGTTTTGGGTCGACAAAACCGGCTTCAGCATCATAGATGAAGCACAAAATCCAGATGAAATGAAATGGGTTGAAATCGCACCCACATCTGATGCTGAGACAAGTATCATTCTGCATGACAAAAAAGCCGTTGCAAAAATGTCCCCTGACGTCAACCTGGGCACACCATCCTTGATGTTTTTCACGGACGACCTGGACAGATTATATGAGAATTTCCAAGCAAAACAGATTACCGTTGGCGAGGTTGTCACCTTGCCCCAGGGCAGGGTATTCAACTTTTCAGATCATGAAGAGAATTACTTTGCCGTTATGGAACAGAACAAGTAGAAAATGATCAAAGTGGAAGTCAATGTACGTAACAAGCACCTGCCCCGGTTAACATGCCAAAACCGGGGACAGGTGCTTATTTTTTGATCCCACAGATAAAGTCTATACCTGAAAAACTCTTTGAATTAAAAAGTTTTTCGAGTATAGTCGTAAATTTTTTATCTATTCATTATTTTCGAGTACAGTCGAACGTTCCGAAGTCTTCCTGGTAAAAACCGTCGCCTTTTTATCAATCCATAGGTTTAACGGCTTTTTTCATGTGGTAAATCCATTACTGAAAAGGATATTCATACTGTTTTTCAGGAGGGATGTGCGATGACTAACTTATTTCCAAGAAAGAACCGTTCGTCAAACCCATTCTTACCGGACAACAGCATGTTTCCAAGCCTTTTCGATCGTGACACATTCAGTGAGCTGTTTAACGGCAACCTATTGAATGACAGCGGTCTGCCGCGCGTGGATGTGGAAGACAAGGGCGATCATTACCGCATTGAAGCGGATCTGCCCGGCTTCAAAAAAGAAGATGTCGTGGTCGAATACGATCAAGGCTATCTCACCATCCACGGGCAGCACGAAACCACCCGTGAAACCGAGGAAAAAGACCGCAACTTCGTCCGCAAAGAACGTTCTTCAGGATCGTTCCAGCGCAGTTTTCACGTCGGCGACATTGATGAGAATGACATTAAAGGCTCATTCGAGGATGGGGTGTTGACGATCACCGTCCCAAAATCTGATGATCAGCCCAAAACAGCCAAACGCATTTCACTTGATTAACTGAATGTGTGATCAGCAAGACTCCGGATCCAGGAACAGGATCCGGAGTCTTTTTATTTTATGGGAAAGTTTACGTTTGATAAACGTATGATGCGATAGTGTAACGAAGGCTTTTCAGCCCCTTTGTCATGCTCATCAGGCGAACCGGTAATAGATTAACAGAATCGTCGCTAAGACAAACAAAAAGTTCAGAAAAATAAACACGATTTTTTCAAGACGGGTATGGTGCATATCGATCGGCGGTCGGTAGAAGGACACACCTTCAATGATAAACGTGATCAAAATCATATGGATCATGAAATGCCCAATGATTTCGGTCATGCCAAACAGCATCGTTGTGGAAACGAAAATCAGCGTCAGCACCAGGGCAAGTAGGCGGTTGAGTATGCCAACGACGAGCAGATAGCCGACGACGAATTCAATAAACGCCGTCAGGACAACAAAGATTTCAGGTGAGAATCCAAATGTAGGAACGTTATGATTCAATATCACATCCGTTGCCATGGTCGGATAAACCAATTTCTCGACGGCAACCCAGCATAGGGACAGCCCGGTGGCCAAGTACAAAAACGGGAAACTCCACTGATCCAGCTTCGTCCCTTTAAACAGCAATATAAAGAAAACGGCCAGATAAAACGCGTAATCCAGCATGTGGAAAATGCCATATTCCCATGTCGTCATCGCAAACAAGATCAGGAGAATCACCCCTGCGCTTCTGGTGGCATAGGTGTGAGGAATGAGCAGGAGAATGACCGCGAGCCACGGCAAGAACACGATGACATCGCCCGGAGCCAGTAACTCCGGTGCAAACAGCCCACCGGTGATGATTTGCACAAAGATGGCGATGGCTGCCCCGTATTTAATAATCGGGAATGTGTATGGCCTGAACGTAGACAGTTTCTCGTCTGCTTTTTTTAAAAATGCAATGTTCATGGTTTTCGGAATCAGTCCAGGTAATAATGCTAATAAGATGGCGGTCAAAATGGCTAGCGTGATAAACAGCGGACTGATAATCTCTTCAATCGGCGCCCGCACCGGTTCGGTATCGGTGAACCATTTCACATGCGCATAGCTCGTCACTGCAGGAAGTACCAGTAACACCATCACGATGACATTGACTTTGATCATGATTTTTTTCACCCGACAAAACAGCTCCTTTTATTAGACTGTATTTCGCATACGAATCGATTCTATAAACTGTACCACAGCTAAACCAATCAGTAATAGTGTAAAGACTCGCCAGACTCGATGTGAATCCACCCTCATGTAAAAGACGTACGATTGGACCTGATCCCCGGTGCGGTGATCCTTTACGGTGCAGGAGTTCAGGTACCGGGAACCCGCCGCAAACCGGGTGACACCGGTACGACAAGGTCTTTGGCTATCACAAATAAAGTGACGCACATAAAAAGCGCCTGCCCCCGGTCATCCAACGACGATCCGGGGCAGGCGCTTGTATCATGGGCTTCAGTTTAGGAAGCCTGCTTTTCTTCAATGCGTTTTTGTTTGAACTTCTTCGTTTCGTTCACGATCACCCCGGAGAGGAGTAAGAGCGCCACCAGGTTCGGGAACGCCATTAACCCGTTCATCACGTCCGCAAAGCCCCACACGACGTCAAGGGACACGACGGAGCCGACAAAGAGCATGACGACGAACAAGAACCGGTACGGCATCGATACTTTGCCACCAAGGAGATACGTGAAGCATTTCTCCCCGAAGTACGACCAGCCGACAATCGTCGAAAAGACGAAGAACAACAGGGCAACGGCGACGATGATCCCGCCGACACCCGGCAAGTACTGCTCAAACGCCGCGGAAGTCAGCTGCGCGGAACTGTCGAATTCATCCGCCCGCAAATACATCTGACTCATGACAAGGGCGAGACCGGTAATCGTACAGACGATGATCGTATCGATGAAGACCTGCGTCATTGAGACCAGCGCCTGGCGGGCAGGCACATCGGTCTTGGCAGCTGCCGCGGCAATCCCGCCGGTACCGAGCCCGGCCTCGTTGGAGAAGATCCCCCGGGCCACGCCCTGCTGTATGACGGCACCGACTGCCCCGCCGGCCATCGCCTGACCGGTAAAGGCGTCCGTGAAAATCAGCGCGAAAGCAGCCGGCACGTCGGTTACGTTCATCAGGACAATCAGTAGGCCGGCCCCGACGTAAAAGACAATCATCACCGGTACGACGACCCCGACGACTTTACCGATGCTGCGGATCCCGCCGATAATCACGAGACCGACGAGAACCGACAGCACAAGACCTGTCACCCAGACGGGAATGCCGAAGTTCTAATTGGCCACACCCGCTGCTTCATGGGACTGGACCATATTGCCGATCCCGAAAGCAGCGACGGCTGCAAAGCTTGCGAAGATGACCGCCAGCCATTTCATGCCGAGCCCTTTTTCAATGTAATACATCGGTCCTCCCGACATTTCACCTTGTTCATTTTGAACCCGGTATTTGACGCCCAATATCGCTTCTCCGTATTTCGTCGCCATCCCGACGAACGCGGTAATCCACATCCACAGGACCGCCCCGGGACCCCCGACAGCCACGGCTGAAGCCACACCGGCGATATTCCCGGTCCCGACCGTTGCCGCAAGCGCCGTCATCAAGGCCTGGAAATGGGTGATGTCCCCTTTCGATACCTTATCGCCTTTCGTAAAGACGAGCTTCAGGGCGTAAGGGAGCTGTTGGAATGAAAAGAACGTCAACCGAATCGTTAAGTATAACCCTGTCCCCACGAGCAAAATAATGAGCGGCAGCCCCCACACGAAACCGCTCGCCGCATTAATCCAACTTTCTACTGTTTCCATTCCAATCTCTCCCCTCTCTCTTTAAATTGACTGAATATAGAAAACATTCTAGCACAATGCATCCATAAAAAAACAGATTCCTTTTAAATTCTATGTAAAAAAATTTATCAAACAAAAAAACAATCGCTTACCTAGAGTAAGACGTTAGAAAATACTGAAAAATGTCATTAATACTCAAAGTGAATTATTGAAATTTATGTTAAAATAGTAGGGGAATAATTCAATTTAGGGGGATGAAAATGGAATCAATTAAGATTCAAACGTTGAGCAATGACTTATACAAAAATTTAAGAGATTTGTTATTCGAGATTGACGCATTAGGAGCATCAAAATTAGCAGATGAGGATCAAAGTGAAACAATTAGTGAATTAAAAAAAATTCATAACCTATTGGTATTTATGAGAAATAGTTTTGAAAGGAGCTTCGTAACCATTACTGGTCTTCAGGGCAGTGGAAAAACAACATTCATCAATCAGCTTTATGGCTTTGAATCGAATGCTTTACCTGAAAACCCAGGCAGAGGAGAAGTAAAACCTATCTTATTAACCGAGAGAAAAAACCTTGAAGAAGAACAAGCTTATGAAATTCGCTTACATAATGATGGCTATTCGCTTGAAAAAATAGCTATTTCTCATAACGATTTGCATAATAAAAGTATGTCCCCTTCTCTTAAAACATTATGGTTTGAATTTGAAGTTCCATTCAAATACACAATGGATGAAAATAAATCCATCGTATTGTTGCCTGGTTTTGAGAGTGAAAACAGCAATCATCTCTCCCAAGAAATGCTGCAATATATTTTAAATATGTCTGACAGAGCTATCCTCCTTATCCGAAAAGATATGACTGCAAATCAAAGAAATTCAGATATGATAGAGAAAATTCAAAATGAGTATTCAGATATAAATCCTCTGGTAGTTATGTCTTTCAGTGACATCAATCCGGAAACAAATTCGGAAATAATGAATACTTTGATTGAAGAATTAAACATCAAAAAAGATCAACTGATTTGTAAAGGATCTGACCGTGATGCTTGGATTCAAGAGTTTATCGAGAAAGTGGACTCTTTTAATGACGGGAATGCTGGATTATTAAAAAGAAAACACCAACAATTAGAAACTATTTCTAAAGAAATTAGAAAAAATATTAACGAAGTAAATTTGTGGATCAATGAGGACATTAAAAACAAAGAATTAGAAACGTTGCTAAAAGATATGAGAAAAGATAGAACATTAATTTCTTTACAGACAAAAAATAAAAAAGTCTTAGACGATATTCAAAAACAATTAAAAAATGACTTGAATCCAGTAAAACAAAATGCGAAACAAGAGTATAAAAAATATGTCAATGAATCTGAAACAAAAATGAAATCATTGAAATCTTTTTTCAACTCCGACGCATTAGAAAATTCCATGATATATGAGGAAAAAATTAAAGATATTTGGGCCAGTAACATTAAAGTTCAAAATATCGAAAAAAAATTACACGTAAATTCAACATCAGCAATCATCCAATTAGAAAATCAATACTTCGGAGCAATTCAATCTGATTCAGGTAAACACAGCACTTTAATCAGTTTCTCTTCACTAAACAAAGATACAATGGATTCTTCGGATATTTTGGATGAAGAAACATTCGACGAAAATAATATCTATATAAACCATTTAGACCACATAAACAACTACTTCGATTGGAATGAAGTAGCACCGATAGAATTAAATGACAAAGACCTTGCAACACTTACAATTATGGGGACAGCTCTTGCTAGACAAATGATTTCATCAAGTGAATTGATTGAAACATCAAATCAACAGTATAATGAATTCGGGCATAAAAGTGGTAATTTGGATGAATTCAAAGACATTGAAAAAGTGGCAGACCAAACAAAGAAAAAGATAAATAGTTTTGAATTAAATGCAATATCAAACATCTTCTTAACTCGTTCTGTACTTAAAGGAATCCCTGTAGTTCTTGGTGTTGATGCTGCAGTAGACGGCAATATGACATTATTAGGAAATGCGTCCGCTGCATTAGAGACTGTCGGTATTTCCATCTCAGCGAAAGCTTTATTAGGTTGGATTGGTGCAGGTTTAATAACCTTAAAAACTATTGAAACACTTCATTTGCAAACAGTGAAACTAAATGCAAAAAAAGTTGACCTTGCGCAAAAAGGCGAAGAATTATTCGATGTTGTGACTGAAGATTACATTGAGGGGATTATGAATATCTATAAGGACATCTTCAAAACCATTGAACAAAGGTATATTGATTTACAACACAAAAGAACCAGCAACGATCCTGATTACAATTCGATGAAAAGAATTGTTTACATTTCAAATGAACTGAAATCCAATGCTCAATCTTTCGCAAAAGAGGTTAAGAATGAAAAACTATTATTTGAATCAAATCGCTGATCATGAGCGATGGGTCGTTGAGGCTATTAAATCGTTCAATTCTGGATTCAAAAGATTTCAACCGATAAATCTGGTAAAAAATGAAGTGAGAATCGGATTATATGGACCCACTCAAGTAGGAAAAACAACTTTTATACTGACTTTACTTGGAGTTGGTGCTAATAAGATAAAAGAGCTTTCTAATGCGCTGAGGGCTGGAAGGCCTCTAGGAAAGTCATCGACAATTACTACCTTCATTTATAAACGATCGAACGATAGGCTGTTTAAAGTAATTGATCTTCAAACGGATACAATCATGACGTTCAATTCATTAAATGAACTAAGCGAATATCTAGGGGAATTAAGAAATAAAATCGAAAATGATTCAAATCACAAACAGCTAAAACAAAGCCACACTTATGAACTGCATGTTTCAAATGAATACATTACTAATCCTGTACTTATAGAATCTTCAAAAAATTTTCAGTTAATTGATCTTCCTGGTTTTGATACCCGAGAAAGTAGAGAAAAAAGATATGTAGAAAGACTTTTAAATGAACAACTCGGAAGTTGTGATGTAGTAATCATTATGGAAATATTTAATCAGATGGTTCATCTTCAAAGCGATAGCTTCAGTCGGTTTTCAAATTGGAAGGATACCCCGGAGAAATATCGGGTTGTCCTAACGCGGTCTTTTTCTGATCAATCTGTTATGGATAAGGTTTCAAATGGATCCATCCAATCCAAGGAAGACATGTTGGAATACACAAACCATAATCTAAATGAAGTTAGTGAATTGGGCATTCCAATTGATAATGTATATCCTTTGGAATTTGGAGATTCGTTTCTTCAGCTATCAACATCAGATGTTTACAGTGCATCTGATGTTCTATCATGGCTCAATGATTTTTACTTCACTTTAGCTAATAGTCTTTATGCAAGCGGAACAATTGAAGCCCAAATCACTAATATGAGAAATAGTAAGTACAAAATGATTCAAAAAGAAGAAAAAGATATTCAGACCAAAAAAATAGAAGTTTCTAAAATATGCAATAAAATTACACCGAAAAATAACACTGTTAAAAAAAATAATGCATTAATTGATGAGTTACAATCAGAAAACTCTAAAATGATTGAGATGAATGATCTGTTAAATAATTTCACTTTTATTGATTTTAATTGTGACGAACTCGATGAGTTGAAAAGTGAATACATTTTCAA
This Salisediminibacterium beveridgei DNA region includes the following protein-coding sequences:
- a CDS encoding DUF4256 domain-containing protein, whose protein sequence is MTLKKTTLSNEQHEEILQQLKTRFDQHRHRHEHVDWEDVQRRLDENQDKLWSLYQMEQTGGEPDVVAFDTETGTYRFVDCSLESPKGRRSVCYDRKALNARKKYKPETSALDLAEEMGIELLTEDEYRQLQTLGEFDTKTSCWVKTPENIRNLGGALFCDRRYNTVFVYHNGAESYYGARGFRGSLSV
- a CDS encoding VOC family protein; protein product: MISKLGQVMLYVNDQDAAVSFWVDKTGFSIIDEAQNPDEMKWVEIAPTSDAETSIILHDKKAVAKMSPDVNLGTPSLMFFTDDLDRLYENFQAKQITVGEVVTLPQGRVFNFSDHEENYFAVMEQNK
- a CDS encoding Hsp20/alpha crystallin family protein, which gives rise to MTNLFPRKNRSSNPFLPDNSMFPSLFDRDTFSELFNGNLLNDSGLPRVDVEDKGDHYRIEADLPGFKKEDVVVEYDQGYLTIHGQHETTRETEEKDRNFVRKERSSGSFQRSFHVGDIDENDIKGSFEDGVLTITVPKSDDQPKTAKRISLD
- a CDS encoding DoxX family membrane protein, which produces MIKVNVIVMVLLVLPAVTSYAHVKWFTDTEPVRAPIEEIISPLFITLAILTAILLALLPGLIPKTMNIAFLKKADEKLSTFRPYTFPIIKYGAAIAIFVQIITGGLFAPELLAPGDVIVFLPWLAVILLLIPHTYATRSAGVILLILFAMTTWEYGIFHMLDYAFYLAVFFILLFKGTKLDQWSFPFLYLATGLSLCWVAVEKLVYPTMATDVILNHNVPTFGFSPEIFVVLTAFIEFVVGYLLVVGILNRLLALVLTLIFVSTTMLFGMTEIIGHFMIHMILITFIIEGVSFYRPPIDMHHTRLEKIVFIFLNFLFVLATILLIYYRFA
- a CDS encoding dynamin family protein, which produces MESIKIQTLSNDLYKNLRDLLFEIDALGASKLADEDQSETISELKKIHNLLVFMRNSFERSFVTITGLQGSGKTTFINQLYGFESNALPENPGRGEVKPILLTERKNLEEEQAYEIRLHNDGYSLEKIAISHNDLHNKSMSPSLKTLWFEFEVPFKYTMDENKSIVLLPGFESENSNHLSQEMLQYILNMSDRAILLIRKDMTANQRNSDMIEKIQNEYSDINPLVVMSFSDINPETNSEIMNTLIEELNIKKDQLICKGSDRDAWIQEFIEKVDSFNDGNAGLLKRKHQQLETISKEIRKNINEVNLWINEDIKNKELETLLKDMRKDRTLISLQTKNKKVLDDIQKQLKNDLNPVKQNAKQEYKKYVNESETKMKSLKSFFNSDALENSMIYEEKIKDIWASNIKVQNIEKKLHVNSTSAIIQLENQYFGAIQSDSGKHSTLISFSSLNKDTMDSSDILDEETFDENNIYINHLDHINNYFDWNEVAPIELNDKDLATLTIMGTALARQMISSSELIETSNQQYNEFGHKSGNLDEFKDIEKVADQTKKKINSFELNAISNIFLTRSVLKGIPVVLGVDAAVDGNMTLLGNASAALETVGISISAKALLGWIGAGLITLKTIETLHLQTVKLNAKKVDLAQKGEELFDVVTEDYIEGIMNIYKDIFKTIEQRYIDLQHKRTSNDPDYNSMKRIVYISNELKSNAQSFAKEVKNEKLLFESNR